A genomic segment from Pseudomonas sessilinigenes encodes:
- the alr gene encoding alanine racemase gives MRPARALIDLQALRHNYQLAREVSGARALAVIKADAYGHGAVRCAQALADCADGFAVACIEEALELRAAGIRAPVLLLEGFFEASELALIVEHDFWCVVHSLWQLEAIEQATLAKPVTVWLKLDSGMHRVGLHPKDYHAAYQRLQASGKVEKIVLMSHFARADELDCQSSSEQVAVFEAAREGLEAEVSLRNSPALMGWPDVPSDWVRPGIMLYGATPFEESNAVAQRLQPVMTLESKVICVRELPAGEPIGYGAKFITDKPMRIGVVAMGYADGYPRHAPTGTPVLVAGQRSRLLGRVSMDMLCIDLTDVPQAGLGSTVELWGKNILASDVALAAGTIPYQFFCNLRRVPLVYCEG, from the coding sequence ATCGATCTCCAAGCCCTGCGTCACAACTACCAACTGGCCCGTGAAGTCTCGGGCGCTCGCGCCCTTGCGGTGATCAAGGCCGATGCCTACGGCCACGGCGCGGTGCGTTGCGCCCAGGCACTGGCGGATTGCGCCGACGGCTTCGCCGTAGCCTGCATCGAAGAAGCCCTGGAGCTGCGCGCGGCGGGTATCCGTGCTCCGGTATTGCTGCTGGAGGGCTTCTTCGAGGCCTCCGAGCTGGCACTGATCGTCGAGCATGATTTCTGGTGCGTGGTGCACTCGCTGTGGCAACTGGAAGCCATCGAGCAGGCGACGCTGGCCAAGCCTGTGACCGTATGGCTCAAGCTGGATTCGGGCATGCACCGGGTGGGTTTGCATCCCAAGGACTATCACGCCGCTTACCAGCGGCTGCAGGCCAGCGGCAAGGTCGAGAAAATCGTGCTGATGAGCCACTTCGCCCGCGCCGACGAGCTGGATTGTCAAAGCAGCAGCGAGCAGGTCGCGGTATTCGAGGCTGCCCGCGAAGGCCTGGAGGCCGAAGTCAGCCTGCGCAACTCGCCCGCGCTCATGGGCTGGCCGGATGTGCCCAGCGACTGGGTGCGCCCGGGCATCATGCTCTACGGGGCGACGCCGTTCGAGGAAAGCAATGCGGTGGCCCAGCGCCTGCAGCCGGTCATGACCCTGGAGTCGAAGGTGATCTGTGTGCGTGAGCTGCCTGCCGGTGAGCCTATTGGCTATGGCGCCAAGTTCATCACTGACAAGCCGATGCGCATCGGTGTGGTGGCGATGGGGTATGCCGATGGTTATCCACGCCATGCGCCAACGGGGACCCCGGTGCTGGTCGCTGGCCAGCGCAGCCGCCTGTTGGGGCGGGTTTCCATGGACATGCTGTGCATCGACCTGACCGATGTGCCCCAGGCCGGCCTGGGGTCGACCGTAGAGTTGTGGGGCAAGAACATCCTGGCCAGCGATGTGGCGCTGGCTGCTGGGACCATCCCTTACCAGTTCTTCTGCAACCTGCGCCGGGTACCGTTGGTGTACTGCGAAGGCTGA
- a CDS encoding cupin domain-containing protein, with the protein MDVGERLQSIRKLKGLSQRELAKRAGVTNSTISMIEKNSVSPSISSLRKVLGGIPMSMVEFFSEEVLQETPSQIVYKAHELIDISDGAVTMKLVGRAHPSRAIAFLNEIYPPGADTGEEMLTHDGEETGILLEGRLELVVGLETFVLEAGDSYYFESTKPHRFRNPFDVPARLISAATPANF; encoded by the coding sequence TTGGACGTCGGTGAACGACTGCAATCCATCCGTAAACTGAAAGGTCTTTCCCAGCGTGAACTCGCCAAGCGTGCGGGCGTCACCAACAGCACCATTTCAATGATCGAAAAAAACAGTGTCAGCCCTTCGATCAGCTCGTTGCGCAAGGTGTTGGGCGGTATTCCCATGTCCATGGTGGAGTTCTTTTCCGAAGAGGTCCTCCAGGAAACACCTTCTCAGATCGTCTACAAGGCACATGAACTGATCGACATCTCCGATGGTGCCGTGACCATGAAACTGGTGGGTCGGGCCCATCCGAGCCGCGCGATTGCCTTTCTCAACGAGATCTATCCGCCCGGTGCCGACACTGGCGAAGAGATGCTCACCCATGATGGCGAGGAAACCGGAATCCTGCTCGAAGGCCGCCTGGAGTTGGTGGTCGGCCTGGAGACATTTGTCCTGGAAGCCGGTGACAGCTACTACTTCGAAAGCACCAAGCCACACCGTTTCCGTAACCCATTCGATGTTCCGGCGCGACTAATCAGCGCAGCCACGCCAGCCAACTTCTAG
- a CDS encoding c-type cytochrome, with the protein MKMLAAPATVLALWAVSAQAATNDDIAKRLEPVGQVCVQGQECKGMEVAASAGGGGGAKSPDDVIAKHCNACHGTGLLGAPKIGDTAAWKERADHQGGLDGILAKAITGINAMPPKGTCADCSDEELKGAIQKMSGLK; encoded by the coding sequence ATGAAAATGCTGGCCGCACCAGCAACCGTATTGGCCCTTTGGGCAGTCAGCGCTCAAGCTGCGACCAACGACGATATCGCCAAGCGCCTCGAGCCGGTTGGCCAGGTCTGTGTCCAGGGGCAAGAATGCAAGGGGATGGAAGTCGCTGCCTCCGCAGGTGGCGGCGGTGGGGCGAAATCTCCGGACGACGTGATCGCCAAGCACTGCAACGCTTGCCACGGCACCGGCCTGTTGGGCGCTCCGAAAATCGGTGATACCGCTGCCTGGAAAGAGCGCGCCGATCATCAAGGTGGCCTCGACGGCATCCTGGCCAAGGCCATTACCGGCATCAACGCCATGCCTCCGAAAGGCACCTGCGCCGACTGCTCCGATGAGGAGCTCAAGGGCGCCATCCAGAAGATGTCCGGCCTGAAATAA